The region AAGACTCCCTCGGCTCTTTTAACCCTTCCCTCTGCCTGTGCGCATTACAGGCTTTTCATTACAGCGGGCAAAGGGGCATAACCGTAGGTGATGTTAAAGGGGAGCACAGCCTGTTATGAAGTAAAGctacagaaatggaaatgttaaTAACTAGTCCTTTTATCTTGTAAAAGTTTAATATTCACCATTAAAGAACGGCAAGACACTAAAGAAAGGGCAAGATGTTGTTATGGAGCTAAAGGAAATATTGAGTAAATGAGCTGTTCCTCtcagtaaatattttgcttgCAGTTTACTTGCACTGGTATTTATCTCCCATGAACCAATATGACTGTAATATATCACAGCAAGTAACTATCCCCCAGTTTATGCTCATATGTAAACAAATCTCACTGAAATGGGCTAAGTGTGTCCTGTGTGCAGCACCTAGAgatgtattttgtatttttgcagcCCCACGCCTGCAAAACTCAACATGTTCCCCCTCACCAAACTTTCGAGCTCCGTGTCTGCCGCATTTTGCGTAGCTGCACACTTCCCAACCATTAATGCCCACGTCCTCTTCAGGCGCAAGGAAATATGATGATCCCGGTTTTACAAATGAGAATCCTAGGCACAGACAGATTAAAGCTGAGCATTTCAAAGCACCCCAGTTAATTAAAATGACTGGAAAATGGGTGTCCAAATTGTTTAGATACCTTTGAAGTCTCGGAATAATTATATTGCTCAAGGTCACACAGGGAGTTTATGGCTGACCCACAACTTGAACCCAGATTTCCAGCGTCCCACTCCAGCACCTTAATCACAAAGCCATCTTTGCTTTCCAATTTAATACTGGCCAGACCTGGTCCACATGCAAACTGGTTACCAATGGATGAAACCTGTTATTATGCCATATAATGTAGCTATCTATCTCTCCCTCACAGGATAAACAGCAGTGCATGGGGGCATCTCCAGATTCTTGCAGGTACACATCATTCCAAAACACAAGGCAGGGAAGGGCTATTTGAGAACTCGCACACAAGGACTTTTCCGATGGTGCActcagctctgcagcaaagTTTGTTGTCTCTCCTGTCCCTATTCTGGTGGCCCTGCTGCTACACTGCCCCATCTTCTGCTGCAGAATTTGACTATTTATTCCCTCTAACAGGTTTAGCCACCCAAGCCCATGCTGTTGTTGTCAGCTCAGCCACAAATTCCACCACCTTTCTTGACTAAGGCCCACCTGACACTACAGCCACCAGAGATTCTGTTTCTTGCTAGACAACAGTACAAAATAAACCTCAGAAGTTATTTAGAGCAGCACTGAGACTTCAGCAATAGAGAATGAGGTGGAAGAGCCCTCACCCGAAGAAAAAGCTCAGAAAGGACCTGTCAGGGGGGCCTCCAGACCACACAGACGGAATAGCTGCTGCACATATCACAGTGTGACACTTGTTGGCCTTTCTCATGTCTCTGGGGTCTTCCCATGGAAGAAGAGGGCAGTAGTTAACAAGTCAGTGTTGATATCCATTTATAAACCCGATCTCAGCTTCATTTCCCTTCAGCATATGCTCCAATTACAGACTCCTCTCATTTAGAACTGCAAGAAAGCTACACTTTCCAAATGCTGGTTCCTATAGTTGGCTCAAAAGTCTTTGGGCCTTGCTATGAACCGATGCagttacaaaaaataaagcttccCAGATAGGACACAGCCTTGGGTTCTCCTTAGACACACCAATGCCCTCCGGGACGTGGAACGCAATGGAAGACAGATCaacataaaacacacacacgcagttaACGTGCTGACAGTTTATCACCGAGGTTGCTAATTTCCCATGCTAAAGAACAACCTTTGGAACCAAAATGAATTATGCGTCTCATTCTGAGTGCATCAAAGAGTAGACAGCCTTTTTAAACGAGTCAAGATCACCTCAGCTGTGCTTTTGTTATCTAGCCCAAGGTTAAGGATTTGGCCTTGGGCTAACAATTGGCTCAGAAAACCAGGATCATGTAATGAGAGTtccaggaagagagaaaaaccaaAGCTTGGTAAAAGCATGCTCTTCAAAGACTCCCAGTATTTgaccccttttttttcctttccttccccccgcCTCTGATGAATGAGGTAAAGAAGAGAGGAATGGAGCCTGAAACCCTGAAGGAAATACTCGCACACAAGGGGAGCTGGAAAGACCTTTCCTGATGCTCAGGCTCACAGAGAAAGGCCTGCAAACAAACTTTCCTCACCAGTTAGATGGAAAAGTTGGCAGTAACCCACTGCGTGGCTCAGGTCTCAGAAGGAGAAGGCTCTTGGAAAGGGCAGCACCTGGTTTATTTGCTGCGATACAGAACACAAGCTAAGCTGCttgcatttgaaaattaaatctaACCCTCAACAAAAGGCTCAGACCCTGCAGCTGGTTAGAGCTGCAATAAGCACCTGCCAGCAGAATGGTCTGCTGGCTCACACAGAGCTGGAGGCAAACTactgattcctttttttttttttaaaatatctttttgttagggtgtttttttgtgtgtgtgagagttttatttggtttgatgggtttttttgtttcggttttgttttggtgttttttggtcAGAACCCGCACAGAGGAGTCACACGTCACTCTCTCAACTTTTGCTgctgacaaaaaaacccaccaaaaaccaaaacccagacAACTTCCCCCCCACCACCACTTTCCCCAGGCTCGGTCCTCctcacagagcagctctgcagtgggCATGAATCAGTAACTCAGCAGGTGTGCAGGATCTCTCTCTAAATGACTCTGCCCTCTAGGGTACATGTGGGTTATATTTTCAAAGATTAAAGTCTTTTCATCTGCAAACCTGGGAGACTTCTTTGCCCAACATGTCAAGAAGCAGTTAACAATTAACTATTtctaaaaaaccaaaaccagcttaaaaatataaatcacCAGACCAGGAAATATGAATCAGCTAAGTCTTTGATACTCCCCTCAGTAATAATATCATCTAGAACATGGGTTACTGCTAATCCTAAGTAACCAAAAATGTTGATAGACTTTAAAAATACCAGGAGTTAGGAAAAGGAGAAGGTCAATTCCATTTCCTCCTGGTCTCTGAGTCTCAAGGTGGCATTCTGAGACTTCTCCACAGACAGTGTCAGGAAATTTTAAGAATCTGAGGCTTGAtggtcacagtatcacagtatgtttgggattggaagggacctcaaaagatcatctagtccaaccccccatGAGGACGGTGTCCTCATGAGATTCCAGCAGGGGAAACTTTAAAGTAATCCTGCAGAATGCCCTTGTCTGTACGCTGAAAGCGGTAAAACAACAACATACCTGCCGTTCTGGAAATCCAGGTCTTGAACAATAGGAATAAAAGAGTATCAATAATGCCAGTATTTTGCAGAACATAACTGCTCATTTTTCACTTAAAGCTGTCGGCCCACCTTTTATATTCAGTGCTGAGGAAACAGCCTCCATGTGCATTAGGACTTGGCCCAATAGCAAGTTTGTGACATCAAAACTGCCTTCGCATTAACATTATGAAATAGACTAGAAGATCTGGATTCTTCATGAAAATGGACCAAAAAGCTAGGGTCTTAAAGTGAGAGACTGCTCTTAAGTAAAAGATTTTCTCGTTcacaggaagagagaaaatacaagcagaaataaaatgtgttaGAACGGTCcttaaaacagaataatttaaaacaacatCCGGAGTGATGTTTATAAGAAATAATACATATCCTGCCTCTCTTCCTAATTGCTAAGAAGTCAATAACTCCTTTGGTCTACGAAGCCCTGTACAAAGTTATCAATAAGTcatgagaaaaatgcaaaagtcAAGATTATAATGAAACGAATCATTGTTTCTGGCTGTAAAGCAGAGGCTTTCTGCTCAGCCCGCGTGTTTGGTGCGGCCCTAGTCAGATATCCCTTCCCCCCAGATCACCACTGGCCTTGCAATTAAGCTTCAATATGCCTGTGTGCATATTATTGATGTGGAAACAGCTATTTCCATCACACTGCAGACATTCTATACTTTTGAAGTCTGTGGTTACAGAGTCATTATTCCATACAACACTTTCCCATCACCAGGGTGTGCAGGATGCTAtaaaaaaagtggttttgtgCAAGTTCCAAGCTACTGAAATTATGTCAATAGTTAccttaaatacattattttttatacGTGGTCACCCTGCCTTCTGAGGCTTTGCTTTAATAAAAAGGACTGGATTGCCTGAGAACGAAGTCGGCAGAGCTGCGCCGATTTGCAGATCTGGTTGGTATTTCCATCTTTTAATCTGCATGTTGTTTctaagatgatgatgatgatagtAATAATAGCAGTAGTAACAATAACAATACATTGGCTTCTGTTTGTAGTGAAACACTGCTGGAGTTGAATGCTCTGCTTTAATGAGACACACTGAATGAAGCAGTATCCTGCAGTGCAAGAAACACATGTCAGCTCTCCGCTGCCGTGGCATTGTGACCCAAGCTACAGTACAATATTCATCATTTTCTTGATAGTCTCCCAGAATAACCTTCTTAATTTAATCTCTAATGGGATTATCAGCCTCATTAAATTGTAAATCTGCCGCAGCCCAGCTGTTGTGGGAACCTGAACTTTCAGAATGTTATCAATTCGCCGCTCTGATCCCTCTACCTGAAACCCCTCTGCACTTTTAACGCTTTCAGCTTCGAAAGCTTGCAGGATCCTTCCCCACTTCCAACTTGTTCCCGCAGAAAATCCCTGCCTCTTTTCAAACCAAAAAGCCACAGATCTGCTTCTTTCCTGGCGCTAAGCCAATACACCCAACTGCAGACCTAACCCAGTGGCTCCGGGCTAATTTCTACATGGGCAGCCAAGCATATTTTGCAGAAGCCCCTACAAGAATGAACTTTGAAGAGCAAAAATACATCTCTGCAGAAGTCCGGCAGCTCTCAGCCGCTGCTCCTCTACGGAGGGCAACACAAGCCCGGGCAGGTATCGCAGCCGAGCGCCTTCGCAGTGCTATGTAAATACAGACGCAAAACGAGCTTTGGCCCTCAGACTTCTGCCAAGTTCTAAACGCGGTCCCTGGTGCTACGAGGAGTCTTGCTGCGCACCAGTGCAAACCTTCAGCCCCTTCCCAAACCAAGATTTGTGCCGAAAGGGACAAACCTGCCTCTGTAAAGGACACAGACCCGGGACGAAACGAGTGTACCTGCTTTTCTAAGTGACCATGGCTTGTGGACGGAAGGTGGCTAAATCCTGGAGGGCACTGACAGGTGACTAGACTCCAAAAAGGGAGGAAACTCCACCTTAGGAAACCATTACTGCTTGTTGCAGACAAGGCTGTCAGGAATACAGGTAAGGAAGGATTAGTACTGGAGAGACAGGAGAGAAGCAATCTTAAAGTAATTGTTGAATTATTTTCGCACCCAAGCAAGGCAAACGCGATGGGGACACTCACGGTTACTTTCTCATATATCTGCAAAATCTCTTAGgagaaaccaacaaaacaatgGGAGTACAGCAGAGTAAGGATATATTCTGAAGGAGCTGGGATTTTTTCCTCGTACAGAGTAGTTGAGCAAAATAAGACTGCCTCTTTTACCCAACACCCTCCTTACAGCAATAACATGTACATTCCAAGTGTCCTTCTGAAcctaccttctttttttctttcctatgtaACTAAAAAGCAAAGCGGTTTGTGCCTGTAACAACCATCTCTAACGTCTTTAAGAATACATTTTAATGCCTTTGGCTTTTCAACATTATTTTGAGCAGCTTAAGTCAACTGGGAACAAGATCTGTGTTTCTCACGTTGTAAGAACACAACAAATCAAGTTCTCATAGCAGCAGCCTGCCCTACCAAAAGGGGTATCTTTAATATAAAGAAGAGAAACATTCCATACCCATAATGAGATAAATAATACTTCAGGCAAGATATGGCACCTTTAAAAGTGCCTTTTCAGTCTTGaatttttctctgcttgttACTACAGAAACCATCTAGCAACCAGAATCTAAGACACACTCCAcccaaaacagagaaaaacaatatAGACAGAGCAGgcttttcctcctattttttccccccctcttttcTTTCACCCCCCCACCCTTTTTCTGAAAGGGTGGGTGAGTGCTAAGAAAAAGTATCTTAGTGTGCAAAGGACAGGAGTGTTTTGCATGCAGTCGAAACAGTAAAGCTCTGATTACAGATGGCAGAAATGAAAGCAGGGCATGAGTAATGAGCAATGAGAAATGCGTAATGTGGGATGAGGATATAATTTCCACACATCGGCTAAAGAAAGGTTTACACTCTtaagcaataaaaacaaaccattaAGCCAGACCTGCACTGTCAGGAAGTATAAAACAGTTCTTGAAACTCTGCAGTTACTATACAAAAACTTTTCATAAACTTTTGTTTCCTGATCTTCATAAAACATTAACATCAAGCTGCCATATGGCAATTAGCTGCCTCctgaaatcaattaaaaaaaaaataaaaaaaaaaatcaacaatttAGGAATAGTTCTACAATAAAATAGCTCAATAATTATCCTCTTCTAATAGTGTAGCAAAGTGGGTCTAATAAATGCAGTCCAGATGagctttttcttcaaagctgAGAGTACAATAAATCATGTTCCTCTCCAAGCCTCATCAGCACTGATTGCACAAGCGAGACCTCTCGCTGCCTGGCGGGGGGGGAGTGGGTGACGGTCTGTGGACCCCAAACCCCATCACCACAGGAGCAGGAAAGGTCTCCACACCTTGTTACCATGAGCCCAGGTGAGCAGAGCAGATCCTGCTCGGTGAAAACGGCCAATGCTCTCGGGAGAGCTTACCTCAACTGAAGATCCTCCCGCGTCATTTCTACATGCTGCTGACCACAGAAGTCCAACTGAATTTTGCGTAAAAATTATCAAGCCACTCGACAAAGCTGCTACTGAGTCTCAAAAGGACAAGGAGAGATGCTGATCACATTTGTGTTTAGAGAGATGCTTATCTGAAATGCACAAAGGGTGACATTATCTATCACAATCTCTGCCTATATAGATTATATAAGTGCCTAGAAGCAACATGTTGAGGAGAAACAGGCTACGGGGTAACAAAGGCAGTTTTGCCTTCCAgatcttctgctttttctcctcttaagaggaaaaaaataaggctattttttttcttgtagagtACTAAATAACACTAATAAGTACTAAAGAACTAAAATAAGTAAGGGAGTAGCATGGTAACAGCATACCCTTAGTATTTAGGATTATTTAGCAGTCATTACCAGACTTAGAAGATGTCAGAAAGCCCAGATGTTTCAGAAGGACTGTCTGATCATCACCCTATTTAGTAGAGTTCAGGAACCCAACTGATCTCTAGGAGAACTTTGTTACTCTTGTATTACTCTTgtattgtctttttattttgtttttaactctaAACAAACTACTCAGTGCAGCACTCTCACATCTCCAATCTAAAGAGAGCAGTTAAGGGTTACAGATTTAAAGACACCTTATTAAACCAATTTGGCAGAAATGTATTGACTTGCTAAGCTTGACATGTGcatatttcttcctcaaagtCAGTATGGAACTGATGATTCTGTGACTAAGAGTCAATCTTAATAGGTTTACAACTACACGTTGGTCTCATGGTGTATTTTACTAAGGATGCAACTCTTTGTCAGGCAGCTGGAGGTTTTTGCCTTCACACCATGACCCAGCTACTGCTCGTGCATAGACAAGCACCACAGCCAACTTATTAGTGACAAGATTAGCATCAATGTGTTCTCATGCCttagaggagaagaaaagcagccacCACTCCGTAAAAAGCCTCCCTCAATTTAATTACACACAAAGGGTTGGGAGCTGTGAAACTTAAAGCTTGCAAGGCTGGAGTTTAGGAGCTGCTTGGAAGCACCGCGGGGTCTTTATTGATTTCAGCAGGTCTGGGATGAGACCGTTCCTGCTGATAGAAAAGGTGAAACGTTCAATTTTTCAGGCCTTTTGCAAGCTCAGGTTACACAGTACACTAGCACTGCTGTGACTGGCACAACCACATATTGCAAACAATCTATGAATTCTTGTAGAAACTCCACCATGGCAAATCCCATGAGTGACAACCTCCCGAATCAACAGCCCGAAACTCAGACATCGCCAGGAAACCTGGCATGCCCTTCCCAATGAGCCAAAGGCAAACTAAACTCCTGCACATGTAACACTTCCCCTTAGAAACACTACAATAGTCCCCAAAACAGCGCTGATCtcttgaaaaagcaaacagaggtTGTCCACCCAGCCAACTCGTGCTACCATGTAGTATCGGCATGACCAATAACATCAGCTACCGttcaaaaccaagcaaaatcGGCCAAACTGCAGAGTGCTGGATTGTTCTCTACTacctattaaaaatacaaagaaatacatATGTTTTTATCTCGCCACAGAAACTTACAGCTAGCATAAAGTATTTTCTAGTCCcacaagagaaaaatgaggTTGTGTCTCCTATCCTCTGTACCCATTGCTTTTCCTGATGATTAGCAGTAGAGAACTGCTCCCTAGGACCTGTAAAACATCATCAAGTGAGCCCTTCTGAtcaacaaacccacaaaaagcCAATTTCAGCTACTTTCCTGCTCTACTATTTCAGCACAACTACCACGCAACAAGCAGCCCAGCCCTTGCACGCTCATCCCGGGCTCTACAGCTAGAAACCTGACTGCCACATCAGTATTTTCATGTACAACAGGCACAATTAAGTATCAGCTTTAATGCTGCGTTTGCCAACTGCAAATCGCGCTGCTGCCCCGCACATGAAGGATTTAAAAAGACGTAAGCTCAAGTTATCCTTGCGATGACTGCACAAGCAAACCAGTTTTTCTTACAGACTGgacttttcagaaagaaatatcagagttctgtgatttattatctgaaataaacattttggggggagggaaataaaaaaaaggtgctTTCAAACACAAAACCCTGGAAGGGAAGACAAGCTAATCTGCAAAACCATCAGCTGAGGTAAGAAATAGGAGGCTGCACATGACAATAGATTGCCATATGTAGGGCAAAAATTGGAGATTAATTTCTCTATAGCACTCCACAGAAGTGAGCTCTCAGCTGAGCTGAGGAAGCATGCAACGCTTTTCCAACTGTTAAAGGCAAGGGCTGGTAGAAATAAGGTCATTATTCCTCTGCAGCGTACAtaatcacaaaataaaaaaaggatgacattttagtttttattattttatatttggcCAGGACTTTTAAAGGAAGGACTTTGAAAGGAAACATCAAACATTCACTTTTCTGTAGGTCTAGAAAGGATTCAGtcttcccccacccccgccTCCCGTAGGGTTTCTATTGGCCCTTCTCGTATTCGCGCTGCAAATTAGTCGGGAATAGCAGTATTTATACTAGATCGCAACGTCTGGTTCTTATCCAAATGTTCCACCTAAAGAGGACGCCAGTTCTCATGGATTGGACAGCCCACCCTGCGGCATTCCTGAGAATTGTACAATATAATAATCTTGAAAGTCAGCAGAGTGGATTATCCACTTTTTTCTGGACTTGAACTTGTGACCTTAACAGTAgcacagcagaaagcaaatgtgCTATGCACTTTGCCATAGTAACCTTCCATGTATTCTTTTCAACTTAAATACACACAATTGAAACAGCTACAATTTTGGAAAATTATGTACAAAccctatatttttttctttttgattacATATAAATACAAATTAGCTATTCTTCTAAAAAGTGGTTATAatagtaaataaatacaaaataagaatCTGACCATTATACTTCATGTGCTGGGGTTAAACCCATATAAAATGTACaactaaaatacatttaaaatctttaaaggaatatttctctgattaaaatatttgttttcccaACTTTTTCGTagacataaatatattttcaaaatagttgtgtttttttttctttccatttcattaCATAAATAAAGTCTTCATTGGGAAATATTAAAGtgtcagcttatttttttttttgtctttttttttttttttttgcatttatctAATATATTTGCTGTGTTAGCGGCACCCACAACCCTCCACAACCATATCTTGATAGTTCTTTAATACAACTTTTTCATTCTCGTCAAGGTAGAGCATGGAAATAGCACTCAGTTCTGTCGGCACACAGCAAGCCTTGGGGATTTTGGAATTCACTGAATTGACCAAAGTCTGAACAATGGCATGGTTTGTTGAGTTTAGATGATCTGCCAGCGGAAAAGGACATTCCCCGTGGCAGTAAAAGGCACTATACCCCGGCGGGGCAACAATCCAGTCATTCCACCCCACATCATTGAAGTCCACATATAACGGATGCCTTTTGCAACTGTATTTGTGGCGTTTACGCTGTTTGTGTTTCGCTTGACgcttttctcttttatgaaGCGGGTGTCCCTTGCCATCATGCCCAAACGTTACTAATAATGGCCTGAGCTGAGACCAGCTATCTTCATCCTGATGTAAAGACCTGCTAATCCTAACGTGCCTCTTGGAGGCACTGTTCTCTTTGTCCAAGTGAACCACCTCTACCACAAACCCATGATTAGGATGTCCATGTGCAATCCACCTCAAAACAGCTGGTGTTACATCAAAACTTTCCCATTTACTTGCATTATGATGCACCAACCTGGTGTCCAAAAGTCTTGTGACAGGGTCCTTAGAGGTGGCTGTGGCTGGCTTTAtaatttcataaatattaataCGGTGATGGTAGCTGCTGTTGTTCTCTGAGGTTCCGTGCACCTGTTTCCGAAAAATCTGGAGTTCAGCTGAGGTGATAGACTCCTCATTAG is a window of Columba livia isolate bColLiv1 breed racing homer chromosome 3, bColLiv1.pat.W.v2, whole genome shotgun sequence DNA encoding:
- the BMP2 gene encoding bone morphogenetic protein 2, whose amino-acid sequence is MVAATRSVLALLLCQVLLGGAAGLMPEVGRRRFSETGRAASAAQRPEDLLSEFELRLLHMFGLKRRPSPGKDVVIPPYMLDLYRLHSGQQLGQPSALGYPLERAASRANTVRSFHHEEVLEELPETSGKTARRFFFNLTSIPNEESITSAELQIFRKQVHGTSENNSSYHHRINIYEIIKPATATSKDPVTRLLDTRLVHHNASKWESFDVTPAVLRWIAHGHPNHGFVVEVVHLDKENSASKRHVRISRSLHQDEDSWSQLRPLLVTFGHDGKGHPLHKREKRQAKHKQRKRHKYSCKRHPLYVDFNDVGWNDWIVAPPGYSAFYCHGECPFPLADHLNSTNHAIVQTLVNSVNSKIPKACCVPTELSAISMLYLDENEKVVLKNYQDMVVEGCGCR